In Streptomyces sp. 71268, the DNA window GCGCTCGGCACGACGGGGGAGCCCGCCACGCTCGACGCGGCGGAGAGGCGCACCGTCATCGACGTGTGTGCCCGCGTCTGCGCGCGGCGCTCCGCCCCGCTCGTGGTGGGCGCGGGGTCCCACGACACCCGGGGCAGCGCGGCGGAGTTGGCCGCGCTCGCCGCCTGGCCCGAGATCACCGCGGCCCTCGTCCCGGTGCCCTACTTCTCCCGGCCGTCGGACGCGGGCGTGCTCGCGCACTTCACGGAGCTGGCGGCCAACAGCCCCGTGCCGCTGGTCGTCTACCACATCCCGTACCGCACCGGTCAGCCGCTCACCGCCGCGACGCTGCGCGCGCTGGTCCGGCTGCCGGGCGTGGCCGGCGTCAAGTACGCGACGGGCGGCGTGGACGCCGAGGCCCTCGCGCTGCTCGAAGACCTCCCCGAGGGACGCGCGGTGCTGGCGGGCGACGACCTGTTCGTGGCCCCGCTGATGGCCGTCGGCGCCACGGGCGGCATCCTCGCGACGGCCCAACTGGCCCCGGAGCGGTTCGCCGAACTCGTCGCCGCCTGGCGCACCGGGCGGGTCGAGCGGGCCCGCGCGCTGGGGCACGCGCTGGCCGGCCTCGCCGCCGCCGTGTTCGCCGAGCCCAACCCCACCGTGGTCAAGGGCGTGTTGGCCGCCCAGGGCCGCATCCCCACGCCCGACGTCCGCCTGCCGCTGCTGCCCGCGGGGCCGGGCGCCGTACGGGCGGCGACGCGCCGGCTCGCGGAGCTGGCGGCCCTGGACACGCCCTGCCCCGACGCGCCGGCCGACCCCGCCCCGACCGCTCCGGCCGCCACCCCGGCCACTGCTCCGACGCGGGCGCCCGTGGCCGAAACGGCGGGCGTAGGCGTGTGACGGGGTGTACGGGTGTGGCGGGCGTACGGGTGGGACGGGCGTACGGGCGTGACGGACGGGGCCGGAGTGTCGCGCGCCCGGCCTGTTGGCGTCCGGTCTGATGCCCGCCCCGGCGCACCCGCCGGCCGGAGCGCGCCGGCGTACGGGCGTACGGGCGGCGCGGCGCGCCGGAGCGCCAACCGTGGGCGCGCTACGACCGGCCACGAACTCCGTACGGCCGTCCCAACCACGCTGCTGACGTGGGAGTTCGCGAGGCGAAGCGGACGCGAAGGGCGATGCGGCGCGGGCCGTGGAGTGGGCGAACTCCAGCCAACAGGAAACTTTCCTAACGTTTCTATTGTCTGGACCATGACACGTCGATAGCGTGCGCCACGCCACATCCCCTCCACGTGATTGGAGCGTGCCGTGCACCCCCACCTCGCACCGCGCCGCCGCCTCGCACTCGGGTTCGCCGTGGCGCTCACCGCCGCCGGAGTCATGACGGCCACCGCGCAGGCAACACCCCAGGAGTCGGTCAGGGAACAGCCCGCCAGAGGGGCGGACAAGGCTGCGGTCAGCGGCCTCAACGGCCCCTACCTCTACCTCGGTTGGGGCAACCCGCCGAACGCGACGGAGTTCCTCAAGGCCACCGGGAACACCCAGCTCACCATGGCCTTCATCCTCGCCAAGGGCGGTTGTGAACCCGCCTGGGACGGTCAGCGCCCGCTGGCCGGCGGGCGGGACGCCCAGACCATCAGGGCCGTGCAGGCGGCGGGTGGTTCCATCACCCCGTCCATCGGTGGCTGGAGCGGCAACAAGCTCGGCGAGGCGTGCAAGTCCGCCGCCGACCTCGCCGGCGCGTACCAGAAGGTGATCGACGCGTACAAGCTCGACTCGATCGACATCGACATCGAGTCCACCGAGGTCGAGAGCGAGCCGGTACGGAAGCGGGTCATCGACGCGCTGAAGATCCTCAAGGACAGGAACCGGGGTCTGAAGGTCTACGTCACCTTCGGCACCGCCCCGAGCGGCCCCATCGCGCCGGGCAAGGACCTGGTGCGCAAGGGCGCCAAGGCCGGCCTGGACGTGGACGGTTGGACCGTCATGCCGTTCGACTTCGGTGACGGCACGACCGACATGGTGGCCGCCACCAAGTCGGCCGTGGACGGCCTGAAGAACATCGTGAAGGCCGAGTACGGGCTGAGCGACGACGCCGCCTACCGCAAGGTCGGCTTCTCCTCGATGAACGGCAAGACCGACGTACGGGGTGAGGTCGTCACCCCGGCCGGCTTCCAGGAGATGGTCAACTACGCCAAGCAGCACCACCTGGCACGGGTCAGCTTCTGGGCCGTGAACCGGGACCGGCCGTGCGCGGGTGGCGGCGACGGCGGTTCGTGCAGCGGGATCGACCAGAAGCAGTGGGAGTTCTCCAAGATCCTCGCCGGCTACCAGGGCTGATCCGAGCCCGTCCGCGAGCCGCCCGGGCCCTGTGCCCGGCGGCCCGCGGGCGTACGGGCCCGGGTCGCACCAGGGGCGTGGCCCGGGCCCTCACCGTAAGCGCGCGACGTCGGCCGCGCCCCCGGGCGCGGCCGGCGCGTGCGGCACCACGACGATCTGCACCGCGTCCTCGTAGAGCACGCGCCCCGGGTCGGTCGAGCTGAGCCGCACCCACCCGACCCCGTGCGCCGTCAGGATCTCCAGATAGCCGTCGACCCGCTCGATGAGATGGCGGGCCGAACTCCTGAACCAGGCGACGGCCGTCGGATGCCGCTCGCGGTCGTACACCGACGTGTCGACGTGCGAGGGGTTGGTGTACGCGGCGTCGTACCAGGCGTTGGACGTCCGCCGGAAGCGC includes these proteins:
- a CDS encoding chitinase; the protein is MHPHLAPRRRLALGFAVALTAAGVMTATAQATPQESVREQPARGADKAAVSGLNGPYLYLGWGNPPNATEFLKATGNTQLTMAFILAKGGCEPAWDGQRPLAGGRDAQTIRAVQAAGGSITPSIGGWSGNKLGEACKSAADLAGAYQKVIDAYKLDSIDIDIESTEVESEPVRKRVIDALKILKDRNRGLKVYVTFGTAPSGPIAPGKDLVRKGAKAGLDVDGWTVMPFDFGDGTTDMVAATKSAVDGLKNIVKAEYGLSDDAAYRKVGFSSMNGKTDVRGEVVTPAGFQEMVNYAKQHHLARVSFWAVNRDRPCAGGGDGGSCSGIDQKQWEFSKILAGYQG
- a CDS encoding dihydrodipicolinate synthase family protein, producing MTLHLPLHGLYTPLITPFAADGTIAVDALEGLAHAVLDGGATGIVALGTTGEPATLDAAERRTVIDVCARVCARRSAPLVVGAGSHDTRGSAAELAALAAWPEITAALVPVPYFSRPSDAGVLAHFTELAANSPVPLVVYHIPYRTGQPLTAATLRALVRLPGVAGVKYATGGVDAEALALLEDLPEGRAVLAGDDLFVAPLMAVGATGGILATAQLAPERFAELVAAWRTGRVERARALGHALAGLAAAVFAEPNPTVVKGVLAAQGRIPTPDVRLPLLPAGPGAVRAATRRLAELAALDTPCPDAPADPAPTAPAATPATAPTRAPVAETAGVGV